The bacterium genomic sequence TTTTCATTTTCCCCCGGCTATTCGCAGGTTTCCTTCAGTTTCTTCTTGCTGCCGTAGATCAGCCATAGCAGCCCGCCCAACAGCGATATCCCCACCGCCACCAGATGGTAAACGAATCCCAGCGACAGGGCCTGGGAGTGGCTCAGGCCGGCCCGGCCGAAGAAAACTATGAAGGCTCCCTCCTGCAGGCCCCAGCCGTTGACCGACAGCGGGATCATGCTCACCGCCCCGATCACCGGCATGTACAGGAAGAAGGGGATGATGGAAATACTGATGTCCAGCGATATGGCTATAAAGTAGGAGGTGAACACCACGAACAGCTGGACCAGCAGGGACAGGATGAAGGCCCAAAAGACCTCTTTCTTGTGGGTGCGGTAGGCGTAAAGGGAATGGTAAAAATCTATCAGGTGGTGTTCGGCCTTTTCGATCAGGGGCAGCTTCAGCATCCAGCGGAATTTTTTAATCAGGGATTTATTCAGGAACAGTATCACGAACAGCAGCGCCGCCGCGATGACTATGACCATGACCTTCAGCAGGAAAAGCTCCTCCCCGGTCTTGGCCACCAGGATCAGCCCGATGATGCCGGTGATGATCACCCCGAACAGCCCGATGAAGCGGTCCACCAGCACCGAGGCCAGGGCCTCCGATTTCTTGTTGCAGTCGTCCACCACCAGATAGGCCCGGGCCAGGTCGCCGCCCACCGTGGTGGGTAAAAAGTTTCCGAAGAAAAGGCCGTTAAGAAAGTAGCGGAAGAGCCTCCAGTACCCGGCCTTTATTCCCCGGGCCGCCAGCAGTATCTGCCACCGCCAGTTGCAGAAGGCGTTGACTATCATATAAGCCAGGAAGGCCGCGGCCAGGTACCACAGGTCTATGCTCCGCAGGGACTCGGCCAGCTCCCGCCGGTCCACCTTTAGCAGTATCCAGCCTATCAACCCCAGGCTGATCAATATCCGGAAGACCAATAACAGCGTTTTCTTCAGGGCCTGTTTCATCGTTTACCTTCCAATTGTTGGGCAGTTCTTTTTTGCTTGATGAAATATTCCAGGGCGATGCTGCCCGGGAACATCTGTTCTCTGATCCGGCGGTCGGAGACCTTTCTGAGCGCCTGGACCCGGCGGTGTTTTTTCCAGACCGTAAGGGGATTCTCCAGCAGCCACCAGCCCGCCTGCACAATGGCCCGGGCCCATTCCCAGTTGCCCGAGGCGACAGCCTTGGCGAAGGCCGCCGCTTCCAGCAGCATCCGT encodes the following:
- a CDS encoding lysylphosphatidylglycerol synthase transmembrane domain-containing protein, with amino-acid sequence MKQALKKTLLLVFRILISLGLIGWILLKVDRRELAESLRSIDLWYLAAAFLAYMIVNAFCNWRWQILLAARGIKAGYWRLFRYFLNGLFFGNFLPTTVGGDLARAYLVVDDCNKKSEALASVLVDRFIGLFGVIITGIIGLILVAKTGEELFLLKVMVIVIAAALLFVILFLNKSLIKKFRWMLKLPLIEKAEHHLIDFYHSLYAYRTHKKEVFWAFILSLLVQLFVVFTSYFIAISLDISISIIPFFLYMPVIGAVSMIPLSVNGWGLQEGAFIVFFGRAGLSHSQALSLGFVYHLVAVGISLLGGLLWLIYGSKKKLKETCE